In a genomic window of uncultured Flavobacterium sp.:
- the gldB gene encoding gliding motility lipoprotein GldB, protein MKIYRFVVVLGLFFLSCDQKTKVEKAVEEIPVDIKVERFDKAFFESKPEDLAKLKKEYPFFFPAGNDDSVWLKRMQDPLWREVYTEVQKKYSNFEPVREKFNALFQHVKYYFPKTKTPKVITVIGEMDYNSKAIYADSLVIVALELYLGKNHKFYEFPNYLKENFEENQIMPDVVSSFTYRNIPASADKDLLSKMIFDGKQLYAKDLLLPEYSDAEKIGYKPEQIKWCEENEAYMWRFFIESEMLYSQDPKLTTRFMTPAPFSKFYLEIDNDSPGRVGAWIGWQIVRSYMKNNNVTLPELLKTNSKEIFEKSKYKPKK, encoded by the coding sequence ATGAAAATATATCGCTTTGTAGTGGTTCTGGGCTTGTTTTTTTTGTCCTGTGATCAAAAAACTAAAGTTGAAAAAGCAGTAGAAGAAATTCCGGTTGATATTAAGGTTGAACGCTTTGATAAAGCCTTTTTTGAAAGTAAACCAGAGGATTTAGCCAAATTAAAAAAAGAATATCCTTTCTTTTTTCCAGCAGGGAATGATGATAGTGTTTGGTTAAAGAGAATGCAAGATCCGCTTTGGAGAGAAGTGTATACAGAAGTGCAAAAAAAATATAGCAATTTTGAACCGGTGCGTGAGAAATTCAATGCACTTTTTCAGCATGTAAAATATTATTTTCCTAAAACTAAAACGCCAAAAGTTATTACGGTAATTGGAGAAATGGATTATAATTCTAAAGCAATTTATGCAGACAGTCTGGTAATTGTTGCCTTAGAATTGTATTTGGGGAAAAATCATAAGTTTTATGAGTTTCCAAATTATCTAAAGGAAAACTTCGAAGAAAATCAGATTATGCCAGACGTAGTTTCTAGTTTTACTTATCGAAATATTCCTGCTTCTGCAGATAAAGATTTGCTTTCTAAAATGATTTTTGACGGAAAACAGCTTTATGCAAAAGATTTGCTTCTGCCTGAATATTCAGATGCTGAAAAAATAGGATATAAGCCGGAACAAATAAAATGGTGTGAAGAAAATGAAGCCTATATGTGGCGATTTTTTATAGAAAGTGAAATGTTGTATAGTCAGGATCCAAAATTGACGACACGTTTTATGACGCCAGCTCCGTTTTCTAAATTTTATTTAGAAATAGATAATGATTCTCCAGGAAGAGTTGGTGCCTGGATTGGCTGGCAAATCGTACGATCTTATATGAAAAATAATAATGTAACGTTGCCGGAATTGTTAAAAACAAACTCAAAAGAAATTTTCGAAAAGTCAAAATATAAACCGAAGAAATAA
- the nadE gene encoding NAD(+) synthase, producing MAKKSTIQTEKVNNHIVEWLKNYANNAKVNGFVIGISGGVDSAVTSTLCAQTGLKVLCVEMPIHQAENQVSRGREHIEQLKKRFPNVSNVETDLTATFEAFKSSVPKTDDEAKVSLSLANTRARLRMTSLYYLAGIHGLLVAGTGNKVEDFGVGFYTKYGDGGVDLSPIADLMKSDVYALGEFLSIPQSILTAAPTDGLFGDNRTDEDQLGASYDELEWAMLAAESGNTPADYSGREKSVFEIYKRLNTSNKHKMDAIPVCIIPKTLK from the coding sequence ATGGCTAAAAAAAGTACTATTCAAACAGAAAAAGTGAATAACCACATTGTAGAGTGGTTGAAAAATTATGCTAACAATGCAAAAGTAAATGGTTTTGTAATTGGAATTTCCGGCGGCGTTGACTCTGCTGTAACGTCTACATTATGTGCCCAGACCGGTTTGAAAGTTTTATGTGTAGAAATGCCAATTCACCAAGCCGAAAATCAGGTTTCGAGAGGAAGAGAACATATTGAGCAATTAAAAAAGCGTTTTCCGAATGTTTCAAACGTAGAAACTGATTTAACTGCGACTTTTGAAGCTTTTAAAAGTTCTGTACCAAAAACAGATGACGAAGCAAAAGTTAGCTTATCATTAGCTAATACACGTGCTCGTTTGCGAATGACTTCTTTATATTATTTGGCCGGAATTCACGGGTTATTAGTTGCCGGAACCGGGAACAAAGTAGAGGATTTTGGAGTAGGATTTTACACCAAATACGGAGATGGCGGAGTCGATTTAAGTCCGATTGCTGACTTAATGAAGTCGGATGTTTATGCTCTAGGAGAATTTTTAAGCATTCCACAATCAATTTTAACAGCTGCACCAACTGATGGATTATTTGGAGATAATCGTACCGATGAAGACCAATTAGGAGCAAGTTATGACGAACTTGAATGGGCGATGTTGGCCGCGGAGTCAGGAAATACGCCAGCTGACTACAGTGGGAGAGAAAAATCTGTCTTTGAAATTTATAAACGTTTAAACACCAGTAACAAGCATAAAATGGACGCAATTCCGGTCTGCATTATACCAAAAACGTTAAAATAA
- the gldC gene encoding gliding motility protein GldC → MSDTINSEIRFNIELDENRVPEKLTWSAQDGGVQAEEAKAIMLSIWDSKAKETMRIDLWTKDMPVDEMKIFFHQTLVAMSDTFKRATDDEKMSDTMKDFCDYFAEKLELTK, encoded by the coding sequence ATGTCAGATACAATAAACTCAGAAATTAGATTCAATATAGAATTGGACGAAAACCGCGTTCCGGAAAAATTAACATGGAGCGCTCAAGATGGCGGTGTACAAGCTGAAGAGGCAAAAGCAATAATGTTGTCTATTTGGGATAGCAAAGCTAAAGAAACGATGCGTATTGATTTATGGACGAAAGATATGCCGGTTGATGAAATGAAGATTTTCTTTCATCAGACTTTAGTGGCAATGTCAGATACTTTTAAGCGTGCAACAGACGATGAAAAGATGTCAGATACAATGAAAGATTTTTGTGATTATTTTGCAGAAAAACTAGAGTTGACAAAGTAA